The genomic region GCTGGTCGCTGGCGTGGTCAATGCATTTGTCGAGAAGTCAAGCAGTGTCTGTGTCGATCGGTAGTTCTCCGTTAGTTCGATGTATGTTATCCCATCCGTCCCGAATTCGACCTGCTCGGAATCAGCGTTCAACTCGCTCCGGAATCGTTCCAGCCGGGTGTCGAACTCCGCGATGTTCTCGACGGCGGCGTACTGGAACGAGTAGATGCTCTGTTTCCAGTCGCCCACGACACAGAGATTGTCCGTGTCGGCAAGCAGGAGCGCCAGCTTGAACTGAATCTCACTGGAGTCCTGGAACTCATCGACCATCACGTACTCGAACCCGACGCGGTCACGCAGCGCTGGCTCCTCGCACAGTGCCACGAAAGCAAACAGCTGGAGGAACCCGAAGTTCAGGTAGTTCCGTTCCAGGGCGAACTCCAGATACTCGAAGTAACAGTCGTGAACGAATGCCAGTAGCTCATTCCGATCCTCTTCAAAGACCTCGCGAGCGACGCTATCGTCGAGTTCCTTGGTTCCCCGGCCACCCCGAAGCTCCGATTTGGAAGGAGCCGCCGAGCGGTAGGTTTTGTTCGTCCCGAACCGCGAGAGATCGTCCCGGAGCGGGGACTGCTTGCGCCCATCGTTGCGGGCCTGATTTTGGGCATCGAAATACTGCTTGAACAGCTCGTAGTCCCCCAGCAGATGTTGTTTCCCCTCTCGATACCAGCCATCTGCAGTCGGGAAGATACCCTTCGCAGCGAGTTCGTTAATGAGCGAGAGCGGCTCGGTAGGCTCTGAGAGTGCCCGAAAGATGTCGTTGTACTCAGGATGGCGATCCCGGAACTGCCCGAAGAACTCACGGAACAGCTCATTCTCGAGTTGGCTATCCTCAAGGATCTGGGTACCGCCAGTGATTCGGTCGTCGATGCCCAGATGCGTCGGGGCGCGATAGCCGTGCTCGTCGAGCAGGTCGTGACAGTACGAGTGGAACGTCTGGATCGGTGCGTCGGCCAGCTCACGCATTCCGTACGAACAGTGCTCGACGATGCGCTCACGCATCTCGGTGGCCGCACTGCGGGTGAAGGTAACCAGCAGGATGTCTTCTGGCTCGACGTCGGGCTGGTCGACGATGTTCGCATACCGGCGTGTGATGGCGAAGGTCTTGCCGGTGCCAGCACCGGCGTCGACATGGTAGATCCCCTCGGTCTCATCGATCAGCTGTTGCTGGGCCTCGTTCGGTGTGTCGTCACTCATCGGCTGCCCTCCAGGAACATATCGCGATGATCGATCCGGCGATAGTTGGGTTCGCCACCCAGCCCCTCAATCGGGAATCGCTCCTCGCCCGCCCGGTAGCGATTGATCTCGGTCAGTCGGTCGGCGACGAATTCCTCGAACTGGTCGAGATCATCTTTGAAGAAGTTGCGCTTCCTGACGCCGTTGAGCGCTCGAATCGCCTGGTCAGCCCCTTTCTCGGCATCGACGTCGTCGCTGGTTTCTTGACGCACGGCCTTGGCAAATCGGTCGGCGAAGTCAGACTCCCGTAATGCCGACCGCTCCGTCGTGTCCGGGAACGTGAGGTCTGTCATGATATCGCTGTAGCCCCCGAAGCCAAGCTCCTCGAAGGTCGCCACGCAGTCCTTGTAGCCATCCAAGAGGACCTCGTACGCCGGGCGCGTCCCGACGAACTCGTCGAATGACTGCGGGTAGTAGGAGACTATTGTCAGCGTATCATCCACAGCCGCGTCGCCGGTGATCGCATCGTCGAGCGTTTCGAGGAAGTGGAAGAACGAGAAGGATAGCTCCGCGTTTGGCTGGTGTGTACGGAACTGTGCCAGGTAGGCGATTGCCTGATAGTTGATTGTATCATTGGGCGGGTCCATCGCAGCCTGTTTACAGACATCGTAGGCTGATTTCTTCGACCCGCTCTTGTAGTCGAGCAGGGCTGTGGGTCCCTCCACGAGGTCGATTTTCCCGTTGATACCGAGGTCCGGGTTGGTGAACTGGCGTTCGGTAAGCGGCGAGTCCACGGGGCGGTCGAAATACGATGCGAAGAAGTTCTCATCGGGCTCCCCGGCCGGGGGCAGATCGGCAGGTGCCGTCGGTGGATTGGCATCCAGATATTCGACGATGGTTTCCAGCCCGATCCGATACTGGCGTCGGCGTAACATTCGGTCTGTCTCAGGGTAGAAGGGTTTGGCTTCCTCGAGCATGACATCGACCACCTCCGAGAGCGTGTCTGTGTCGATGATCTCGGGATAGTTGACGTAGAACTCCGCGAAGTCATGGAACAGATTCCCCTCGCGGAAATAGTCCTTGTCGGGGGAATCGACCAGCCGGCTGAAAAGATACTCCCGTGGGCTGTTGACGAAATTGTTGAGACTGGTCTGGCTGATCGTTTCGATGGGTGCCGACTCGACCGGGGGTTCGACGGCCGTTTTCGCAAAGCCATCACGGTTACCATCGACTGTTCGTTCATACCTGACAGATTCGAGGTCGCTGAATCGCTCAAAGGGCTCTTCGAGGAGTTCCTCGAAGTAGAGACACGGCGTCACCGGTTGGCCCCCAGCGGTATCCTCGACCAGATAGTACTGGTCGCTGCCGCTCTGGATTAGTCGCTGAAAGCGGCGGATATACCGATCGAACTGCGCCTCCGTGTCGACCCAGGGGCGCTGTGGAGCACTGTTGGTCCAGCCCTCGTCAAGCCCGAGAAAGAACACGGCCTGTCGGTCGACGTAGCCGGCAGATTTGGCATCTGCGAGTAACACGCCCTCGTTTTCTCTGTCCACTGGGACCTCGTAGAAATCCAGATAGAAGGCCAGATCACTAACCCGCGATTCGGTGACCACAGTGTCGTGGAGCCCGAGCGACTCGAGTTCGTCCCGGAGACGGTCCAGTGTTCGGCCGGCTTTCGATTCGTAGGCCGTGAGGAGCGAGCCAAAGGTACGGCCCTCAATTGTCTCACACACCTCGGTAATCCACGCGGTTGCTGGCAGATCGGTCGCGGCCAGACGTTTTTCACTGTGCTCGATATCGACATCGGTCCCGAGTCGTGACAGTATCGGGGCGATATCGCTGACAGTCGTCTCGGAACCACGATAGGCGACGCGCAAGAGCCGCAGTACTGCTCGCACATCGAGGTTGTCGATGAACCCCGGTCCCCCATAATAGGGAATATCTGCCGCTTCAAGCGCAGATTCGACCAGCGGAGAGTACTGGCTCGAACTATCCAGCACCACTGCGACATTGTCAGCCGACTCCTCGTCGATGGTATCCACGACCGCGTCGACAATCGCCGATGGGGACCTGAAGATGTTGAACGCCGGATAGTCGAAGGTGTCGTCAGTCAACAGGGGATACGTGTCATACTCCGCTGGCAGGATCGATCGTTCGAGTTCAGTGAACTCCGGGAGCCCAACGACGGCAACCGACTGGTCCGCGTCAACCGTGAACTCTGTCAGCTGTTGTGACGTCGACTGGCGTGCGGCGAGCCTGTCCACCACAGTGCGCGTGGTGGGATCGTCGTAGGCTGGATACTCCAGGATCCCCGCGGCCTGTCCGTGGTGCTCCCAGCACTGGAGGACGTTCCCGATAGCGTAGGACAGAGCTTTCCACGAGTCGTCGACAGTGTCGGCGAGTTCCAGAAACGCCGTCCGGTCTTCGGCCTGCTCGCGCCGCCCAGCGGCCAGTCGGCGTGGAGTGGTTGCAAACGTCCCGAACTGTGGCCGGTCGAGCCGGCGGTTGAGGGCGCTCGCAACCGGGGCCTCAGGAACCAAGACGAGATCATAGTCGGCGACCGATGTATACAGATCCGCAAGTGATCTTGCACGCTGAATAGGCACACTGGTAGGAGTATAACCAGTGGCAAAAAGATGGCTCCATTTCAGCGGTTATTCAGCGTCCACGTTCCTGGTTCGCCAGTCCGAAAAGGGCACAAAAATATCAGTTTCGTCAAAGCGTTCGATACACGGGACCTCGTAGGGGTGCAACTCAACAACCCGGTCGCGAAGATCGGGATACCGGTCGGCTGTCGTCTTCGCCAGAAGGATTTCCTCAGCATCGGTATGGATTTCGCCCTCCCATCGATATATCGAGTCACAGGCCACACGGTTCACACACGCTGCAAGTCGTTCCTCAACGAGTGTCTGCGCGATCTCCGTTGCAGCCTCTTGTGGAGCTGTGATATAGATCGTCGGCATCAGTTACTGCATTGGGATACACGTATATCAGAACTCCCGCTGCTCGACTTGCGACAGAGTTAGACCGACAGAGGAAGCGTCGCCACGCGGACAGCAAATACCCTCTGACGCTCGCAGCAGTTGAACCACTACGCTCGGTCTTGCCAATGTGGCCTCCCCACAGACGCTTCTGAATTAGGACGGTGTACCGTCCACAGAATCGTAGATGTGCTAGCACCGGAACATCGGTGTTCGGTAAGAACGGCAAGGTTCTCACCGTGTCAGGATTGGCATGGCTCGCTGGTCGATCCCACTACTCTTCACTGCTGGGGGCGATACCGAGCCAGACCGCGATATATCGATACGTAAAGACAATGCCGAGGATAATCACCATTTCAATCCAGAATGAAATCTCACCCACAGCCGCTTGAAGCACTTCAAGGATGAAAAACACCAGAAGTAATAACGCAATATAGTACAGCGCGAGTTCCGGCAGTTGGTCTTTGTCCATGCATTCCATACGACGGGACCCCTCTCAAACTCTTTCCTCTACGCCGACAGGGTCAGCTACAATCGAACACAGTCCGGCCGGAAGGATCGAAAACCGGCGACGAGGGTCGATCGCCTTCCGTGCGTCACCGTGACTTTGTACAGCGAACGCCGCCACGAGCGGAATCACATCGGCTTCGAGAGCATCTCGGTGGAACGCATCACGTCGATTTTCGGGAATTTCGCGCAACTGGTTCGCATCGTAGTTGCGAGTTCTCGACGGACACCGTAGAACCTGGGAGTGGTCCGCACAGTCGACCAGTGGTTCTCTAAATCGCTGACCCGAACGGTCGTCCCCTCGATAGATGTCGGCTCAAAGCCGAAGAATTTCTGCTCTATGACCGTCGTGATGCGAAACAAGGCGCTGTGAATCACCCGGCTTTGTGTCCGGGTCGTGTGACGACGTACCCCGTCCGGGAGACCTGTTCGGTCAGCCTGTGGTAGCTGAGAGCGCTGTAGTAGCTATTGTTGGTACTCGCTGACGCAGAATCCGTTACCCTCGGGATCTGACATCACTGTCCAAGTGGCGGTGTGCGTTTCGTATTCTTCGGTCTTGGTTTCGCGGACAGACCCACCTATGTTACAGAGTTGTTCGACTGTCTCCCTTCGATTCTCGGTTGAGACATCAAGATGAATGGGGAGATCTCGCTCCGTTCCTTTCGGTTGTTCTTTGAACAGCAAATCCGGACCATCTCCAGGCAGGTCAACGATTTCAGGTTCAAGCGATTCTGGCAGCTCACGTCGTGTACCTCCGAGAGCGACTGACCAGAACTCTGCCAGTTGTTCCACTTCATCACAAGCAAAGGTAATAAATTGCACGCTTGGCATGCATTTTGGTTATATTCCGGAGGGTAAAAACACCTATTGGATACGGAAAGTACTACCACGACTATCACCGGGAAATCCTCTGGGGAGACCGATAACCCTGTATCTTAATGAGGTGAAGGTGGACCGATTGTGTAGTATTATTGATAACCCGAATAATTCGCTGAATGAATGACTGACTGACGCAGGAATAGAGTATAGATAAGGGTGAAGGCATTCCCCTCAGGTAACAAGATACCGTAATCAAATTCCCCACCACTCTACATATGTAACCAGATGGTTTCAAGAAATACATTAACGTGGATGGCTGGATACCTGCTCGTCCTGCTCTCGGCGGCTGTGATGGCATTACCCCAAACGACTGGCTCCAAATCAGGTGCAGTACTGCTAATAGCAGCGGCAATCGTCGGTCATATTCTGTCTGGATTGCGGGTACGGTATTTTCGATAACGCCCGGGGACCTATTACCGAGGTGTCCGGATTCACAACGACGGCTAACTCGGCAGTAGCCGATCCAAAACGACACTCGTCCCGTCCTCGGTCCAGGGCACTGCATTCTCTAGCACGTTCTCGTCATTTTCGTCGACGTCGAGAATACCGGGTTCGACGAGACGGGGACCATCCTCCCGTTCGGCGGTGAGAGTCAGGCACAGCTGGCCGTCGACCTTCCCACCGACAACCGAGATCGTCGCAACTTCGTCGGGAAACGAGACGGTCGTCCAGCCATCGGGTTTCCGGACCCGGAATTCGGGCATCAGTTCTTCTTTTCTCGGCAAGCAGTATCAGCACTCTGGCTGGCATCCGAGCCATTTTGTGTCTCCCTCGGAGCCGGAGGAGAGCATGAGTACGACAGCACCTTCCTTCGAGGAGTATGACTTCGACCACGGCGATCGCGTCCGAGCCGACTGGACTGACGGAGACGGCCCACTCGATGCAGTTGTCGGAACCGTTGCAGAGATTTCGTGTTCCGGCGGCAACGTGGTTGTCTCTGTCGAGGCTGACGACGACCAGTATCCCGACCGCTCGATCTACGGCGGGACCCATGATTGCGCTCCCGAGTGGGTCGAGCCACTAGAGCAATCTTAGTCTGACAGCAAGGGAACTCGCCCGTATTTTGTGAGCCTCCACCGGGTGAGAGGCGTTCCAGAGAAGGCCTATCAGCCATATCCGAACAGGCAGGCGATCCAGACCAGTACCAAGATGGATCTGTCACACCCGTTGTGACCACTGGAATCGCTGTGGTCGCTCCGTTCGTGTTACGACCACTCACTATACTCCTGAAAACAGGGGATCGCTCCCGGTTGCTGCAGCTAGGAAACAGCGGCGGCGGCAGCGGTAGGGCACGTACCACCGCGTCCAGTAGCGTCGGTTCGTGTCCTATCCGGCGTGTGTCACAGGGTCAGGGCGAGGACTCCACCACAACGGGTGTGACGCCACCTGTCGCGGCTTTGTGGTCGCTGTTCTCCAACAAATCGAGACCGATGTAGCGTTTTTCGAGCAACCCTTCGGCTGTTGCCATATCCATCGCGAGAATGTCGGTTTGGGTCTGGTCCCGTCCGACCTGCCGGGTTTTCTCGACGATGTCGTCGCCGCCGATGTCGACCAGTGTCTCCCAGACGCGCTTGATCGTCTGGCGATGGGGTTCCTTCCCGAGTTCGGCGGTCAGGGCGGTCTCCATATCGCTCTTGGTCATGAAGACGCCGCTACCGTCGGTTCGTGTCGTGGCAAATTCCGGCCAGCGCTTGGCGATGCTGATCGCGCGGTAGGTGTTCTGGCGGTTCGACCGTTCGACGAACATGGTCTTGACCTTCGATTGGCGGCAATTCGCGAAGAAATCCAGCGGCGAGGTGCTGGGTTCGATGCCCTCGGGGAGCTGCTCGGCGTCTTCCTGCTGGTCGGTGTCGGCTTCGAGTTGCTGGGCTTTGGCGATGGCACTCTTGGCGACGTCGCGGGTGGTTTCCTGCTTTGCTTCGAGGTCGTCGAGGCGCTGGTCGTTCGTGGCGGCGTCACCGACGGCTGTGGTGGCAACCTCGTGGGTCTGTTCGAGGTCGGCCTCTAGTTCGGCGACGCGTTCGTGGAGGTCATCGATGGTCTTGACTAGCGTCTCAAGAACACTCGAAACGAGGGGTGACACGTCGCCGTCGAGGTCGCTGATGAGCGCCTGGAGTGCGTCGGTATCCGTCTCAGCCTGTCCGATGTCCATGTCGAGGTGGTCGGCGAGGGCTTGGTCGGTGGCTGTATCGTCGTCGTCGTTAGGGCTTGTTTGTCGTGGCATTGTGACCACAGGACCCGTGCTCGGAATCGAACCGAGCAGTGCTGACCACAGCACGGGCTGTCGGTGACGTAGCTGGCGCTTTCTGGACGAGTGGTTGGCTCGTGGCAACCCCGCCCCGTCTAGTGGATTTGCGTCGTGGCACCGCGCCGACGACGAGCAGTGCGTGTGTGCTGTCGTCGCCCGAACCAGCGTGGCGCTGGGTTCACCGGTCGGGCTCCGCTGGTGGCAGGGGTACAGTCGTGGCTGGGACCGGAGTGGGTGCTATGGTGGGTCACGTTTCGATCACTGCTCGGCGCTCGATGGCGACATCGTGGGCGTGGTCCCCGTGATGGTACTGGTCGTAGTAGTTCTCGATGGAGGGGAAGTCAGCCGTCCATTCGGTGTAATGTTCGAGGTCGCCGACGTGGTAGTGGAGTCGCCACTGGGCTGTGTCTGATGACGCTGTCTCGGTGGCAGGTTCCGGTGATGGATCAGCGCGGGCCATCAGTCATCCCCTCCTGCGAATGGCTCAGGACGGCTGCTCTCGCGTTCAACCAGCGCACAATCTGTGACCGGAACGGTGAACGACATCAGCTCGCCAGTCTGACCGATTGCGTCGACCAGCCGTCGGCGCGTGGTCGTGTCTGGTTCAGACGCCTGCAACCGACGGAGCGGTTCTGTCGTGAGGTCGGCCAGTAACACGCCCGTGACGTGTTCGTCGTCGACAGTACGGACCAGCAACAGCGGGTTACTATTGGTGGTCGTAATGGCGACGATCTCGCTGACGGTCGGGTGGGTAGTCATCGCCCCACCTCCCAATAGAGTGAGCAATTGATGGGGCGTTGATACCCACTCGGAAACGCAGTACCGGATAACTGATGGCCAAAACGACTTTTATGTGTACTTACCAATGAATCGGATGAGTTCCCGAGGCCGGAGTGACTGTCAGTGGTGCCAATCGGAGGTAGTAGTTGGTCCGGATCCGGAACTCGGTGTCGGGGCCGATGAGCTCGAATGGTGGCGGAAGCGCTAGCTTCAGTACGGCTGTCCCCCGGCTGGCCACCATTCTGTCGCCGGTACGCTTGCGGCTGTGTCGTACTCCATGAGCGGACAAACTGTGAGTCTGAGTCACAACTGTTTTTGATACCAACTCCATACCGGTCGGTTGGGTACTGGTCTCTATTCCATCCCCCCATGGACCCACCCCGAATCATCGATTTGCCCGAGGCCAGAACCCGTCGTCGTGGATGACGACTTCCGGTGGTGCGTTGCACGCCACTTCCTACACCCCCCAGCAGCCCACCACTTTCATACCACGACCCACTCTCCTGACGAGTCAGTTGTCTACGTGGCAGTGAGACTGGAGGTTGCTGGCATCGGGGCCGACTGGTACGAGGATAATACCGGTGCTTGCTTGCGATTCGACGGAAACCGCAAGCGATTTTATTCCGAATCGTGCTATCTTCAGTTGGGTTCTGGTCCCCGCTCAGCATCCCCATAGGACCCATCTGATTCATCAAGTAGTCTGGGTCCAGAACCCGTCGCCGATTCAGGCGACGCTGAATGGGCTGTGATACGCCATTTCCCCGTGGCTGTCCCCCATTCTTCTCCTGAGATGACTGGTGCCAGTGTGTAGTCTGGTTCCGATATGCGGAATTACGTCTCTGAGTATGGACTCCACCGGAGTCTGAGTGGGCAGCGAATCGGGCAGCTGGAGGCTTGAAACTGCGTGACAGGGGCAAATTAAAATTAATTAGGAGGAGTGCATAGCGTAGACACGGGTTCTGATCCCCGCTACAGGCTGGATCCCAGGATGGTTTCAGTTGGGCCATGCCGTGAGCAGGGTCCAGAACCCGCCCGTGCCTCTGACAGACGGGTGGCAAATTCTGTGCCCGTTGCCACCCCACACTCGCCTTCGGGTAGCTGTATAAAAGCCGCGTGATATCAGAGCCACGGGAGTGTACAGGTACCGTCACTGTTGGGCACCTCTGGTCAGACGGAGGTGGTCACAGAGCCCTGCGAGCGTCTCGGCGTGGCACTGGAGCTTGTGTCTGCCAGCGTCAGTCAACGTATACACGTTGGTGCGAGCGTCGAGCTCGTCCCGGTTGATGAGATTCTGGTCAACGAGCTGGTCGAGATTCTGGTAGAGGCGGCTGTGGTTAATCGGCTCGGCGTAGCGCTCGTCGAGGTAGTCCTTGAGCGCGAGCCCGTAGGGATCGTCCTCGACGGCGGCGATGGCTTCCAAGAGATCGCGCTGGAAGCCCGTCAGATCGTGGTAGGTCGTCATCGGTCGCCTCCGGTGGTATGCATCTGGACGAAACTGAGACGTGACTTGGTAAGAGTCTGGGGCGCGCGTGACCGGAAGTGGATTTTTGGCGTCCGATTTTCGTCTCTGGCCCGCTGTGGCGTGTTCGTGGGCCGCTCAGTCGATGACCGGAAGATGACCGGAAGTGATCGGATGTACCGCTGTCTGGTGGTTTCCGAATGACTGGAAGTGCTGGTCGGTGGCGAGCGATGCGACTCTTCGTGGGTGGGCTGGGCTGCTGTCATGGGTTCAGTGCGACACTTTCCCGAAGCAACCGCTTCGGTCAGCGTCGTATATGATAATCAAGGCAGTTGGGCCCACTTATAGGTTGTGTAGACACAATGGTTTTAGAACAAATATCCCTTTTACTGAGGAGAGATACGAATAGGATGTGACTAACCGTCGTGGGCCAGACCCGACTGTCTCTGACGAAGAACTGCTTAGATCCATGCATATGGCCTACAAACCGGCTCTTGGGACGACGGAGATAGCAGATATGGTTGGAATCAGCCAACAGGCGGCATCAAAACGACTCAGTCGATTAGAGGAAGAGAGACTGATTGAATCGGATAAAATTGGCAATGCCAGAGCATGGTGGCTCACTGATAACGGCCGTCGTTACTTAGATTCGTCCGAAAAAGAGCCATCCAGCCAATAAATAAACGGCCCGCCGCCGATCCGCGAACGGTTGATTTTATTTTGTTCGTCGAGCCTCTCCAACCGCTGGCGTACTCTCCAGTTGGATAAATCGACCAATTCAGCAACCTCCCCAGCTGTTGCGAATGGTCTGCCGGTTTGACTGATTGCCTTGATTAGCTCGTTATCACTGACCGTTGGTTCCGGACCCTTCGTAGACATAGGTGTCTAACCGACTATTGTTGTATCAGAACAATAGTTTTATTGGTGTGTCGCCACAACAGATTAGATAGGAACACACGCGCTGCTGGTCGATTTCTTACGAAATCGCCCCGGTGCTGAGACACCGAGGCGCGTGGTTCCAGATAAGAACCAATGGCAACTACGCAATCCAATCCACAAGAACGTACCGCACGCGAACTACTCACCCAGGGCCGACCGCTGTTTCTCGGCGTCGACGGCGAGGGGGCAGCGCACTACTGGGACAGTTATGAATTTGCTGTGGCTGTTGTCGAGGCTGATAGTGAGGCAGAAAAAGTTGTGTTAGCCGAGACGCCCTTTGAGACGCTCGCACAGTGGTGCGAGTACACTCGTGGCGAGCGTGGGTGGGACATCGGGCCGCACGTCGGTGGCTCGCTCGTCGGCGATCTCGTGCGAGGTGTTGAAGCGTGAGCTGCACTGTGGAAGAGCGCAAGCGGGTTCGTCGGGCAGCGAGAGCGATTCAAGAGGAAGTGCCGACCGAGTCGGTCGACGTGCTCGCACCGAGCGCGAGTCAGTACGGTGCATGGACACTTGACGCTGTGTTGCGTGGTTCGGAGGGTGTGCCACCGGAAGTGCTCAGGGAGTTGGCGCTCGCTGGGTTGACGCTCCAGCCGACGCCGTCGCAAGCTGAGTATCAGCACGTGGCGGCGACAACATAAACCAATAGCCAAGTTATTTTCACTATAGCACAAGAGATACCAAAAATCTAAAGGTGAAGAATTACGAGAAATATATCTGTTGACAGCTATATTTGATATGCCCAGACAGTGTTAATATAATTATAATTTCGTTGACTTCATAAACCTCCGTCTTCAAATTGGTTCTATGGTGGAATCCGCTCGCTTTACGGCTATTGATATAGCGTCTGAGGCTGATACAGAGCGTTTACAGAGCTACGGCCAGAATTTAGATTACTACATAGATAATAATTACACGTATATCCCGATGCCAGAGGATGATAAGTACTATGACAGAGATGAAGGTGTTTTAAAAGATATTGACGATAATCAATGGGTTGATGAACGGAGCGGACTGGACGAAGTCTTAGAAAAACTCCAAAACCACCCGTTTCTGTTGGTGAAAAAGTTTGAAAACGCCTATTTTAACCCGGCACCCAATAACGAAGCCAGCCCTAGTCTAAACGATAATGAAGATTCGGATGGAGGAGAGCAACCAAACGATAGAATAGAATCAAAAGAAGATCAGGAGAGAGGCGATGATTCGGAGAGCGGAGAGGACACGACAAGTATAGAAGTTGAATATACTATCAAAGGGCCAGAAGAGGTAACTGGTGATTTAGTTGATGACCCTGATTCTGAAATTTATGATGATATGATTACCGCAAAAGAGTATTTTCAACAATATCCTGAACTTGCCAATGAAGAGTTGGGTAGCTTATACGATATTATAACTTTAGCTGATTTGAATAGACGGACAGTCAAGCAGATCGCCTATCCTTCGGTAGCAGAACTTGCAGATGTTCTATCGCAGCAGATACAATCTGAATACCCAAACCCCGAGCCGCTATACCCTCAATTGAAACCAGCTACAATCGGAAATTGGATTCAAAATAAGGAGGAAGGCTTAGATGTTCATATTGCTGAATACATGAATCTGATGGAAATGAAACAAATAATCGTCAGTTCTGATGATGGCTTCGTTGAACAATGCGGTTTTGAATCTAAGACAAAGTGCCGGAATAAACTGGGCAGTATTAATCAATTACGTAAGAAAATCATGCACGCAAATCGGACATTGATTCATAATGAGGACGATCTCCACAAGACACTTGAAAGAATTGAGACTGCACAGGAGATAGTTGACGAAATTAACAACTGAAACCTAATCTTTATAAAAATCCACTATTATCTCAATATGGCACTGTCTAGTTGAAGAAGTTTGAGAAGCAAGGAGGCCGTAGCGAGAGGTGTCCCTGCAACTCGCCAGTCCATCGCGAACGTCGTCGACGGTGGACAATATCATCTTCTGAAGCAGATATACCAGCAAATCGGTCTTCGTTAAGAGGTTCACAAGTCACCGAGGTAGGCAACCACGACCCGAATAGGAATGTCGAAGTCTGACCTCTGACTAAGCAACAATTAACTGGTAGTATATCTTTGTCGGAATATACGATGGATTCGTCGGAATATATCAAGAAACGAATTCAATCACTGACCGAAGACTCCGACGAGATACGTAGCCTCTCTCCGGTCACAAATGACTTCGATAGCTGGTCCGCGTTGAAACTGATCCTCCATTCCGCTGCAGTGAACATGTATACCACAGTCTTGGAGAACACTGACTACTTCCAGGACCTCTTCTACATTGATGCACTCGCCGGCTCAGGCGTCTCAACATACGGAGACGACGATACCTGTTTCCTTGGCTCGCCAATAATTGCAGCAAAAGTCGCTCAAGAGCCATTCAAGAAAATGTACCTGATTGAGTGGGATGAAGACAAGGCAGCTGCGCTCGAAACCCGACTGCAGTATATTTTCGATAATCATGCTGATGCTCTTGAACCGGAAGAATGGGAAGTGATACAAGGTGATGCCAATACGCACCTACCCAAGGTGGCGGATGATATTTCAGAGGTGAGGGAAGGTGGCTTTAATTATTATTGTTTTATTGACAATCAAGAACTCAATGTCAAGTGGGATGCGATTGACTCACTAACGCCGAAGCCCTGGGGGGATTTATTGATTAACCTGCCTACCGCCAGCGGAATAGGCCGGAATGCAACTAAAAGGCCAGTCCCCAAGGAGTTGAACGATTTCTATTGCACGGACCTGAATGAGGAGGATCTCCCACAGAGCAACGTCAGACCGAAAATGAAGGCACTTTACCGGAAATGCCTCACACAGAATGGCCGGCCCATTCAGCGAATCACCAATATTGATGCGAATGTTGGAAGCTACGAGTACGATTTGTTATATGCT from Haloarcula hispanica ATCC 33960 harbors:
- the cutA gene encoding divalent-cation tolerance protein CutA; translation: MPTIYITAPQEAATEIAQTLVEERLAACVNRVACDSIYRWEGEIHTDAEEILLAKTTADRYPDLRDRVVELHPYEVPCIERFDETDIFVPFSDWRTRNVDAE
- a CDS encoding PD-(D/E)XK nuclease family protein, which encodes MPIQRARSLADLYTSVADYDLVLVPEAPVASALNRRLDRPQFGTFATTPRRLAAGRREQAEDRTAFLELADTVDDSWKALSYAIGNVLQCWEHHGQAAGILEYPAYDDPTTRTVVDRLAARQSTSQQLTEFTVDADQSVAVVGLPEFTELERSILPAEYDTYPLLTDDTFDYPAFNIFRSPSAIVDAVVDTIDEESADNVAVVLDSSSQYSPLVESALEAADIPYYGGPGFIDNLDVRAVLRLLRVAYRGSETTVSDIAPILSRLGTDVDIEHSEKRLAATDLPATAWITEVCETIEGRTFGSLLTAYESKAGRTLDRLRDELESLGLHDTVVTESRVSDLAFYLDFYEVPVDRENEGVLLADAKSAGYVDRQAVFFLGLDEGWTNSAPQRPWVDTEAQFDRYIRRFQRLIQSGSDQYYLVEDTAGGQPVTPCLYFEELLEEPFERFSDLESVRYERTVDGNRDGFAKTAVEPPVESAPIETISQTSLNNFVNSPREYLFSRLVDSPDKDYFREGNLFHDFAEFYVNYPEIIDTDTLSEVVDVMLEEAKPFYPETDRMLRRRQYRIGLETIVEYLDANPPTAPADLPPAGEPDENFFASYFDRPVDSPLTERQFTNPDLGINGKIDLVEGPTALLDYKSGSKKSAYDVCKQAAMDPPNDTINYQAIAYLAQFRTHQPNAELSFSFFHFLETLDDAITGDAAVDDTLTIVSYYPQSFDEFVGTRPAYEVLLDGYKDCVATFEELGFGGYSDIMTDLTFPDTTERSALRESDFADRFAKAVRQETSDDVDAEKGADQAIRALNGVRKRNFFKDDLDQFEEFVADRLTEINRYRAGEERFPIEGLGGEPNYRRIDHRDMFLEGSR
- the tcmP gene encoding three-Cys-motif partner protein TcmP, with protein sequence MDSSEYIKKRIQSLTEDSDEIRSLSPVTNDFDSWSALKLILHSAAVNMYTTVLENTDYFQDLFYIDALAGSGVSTYGDDDTCFLGSPIIAAKVAQEPFKKMYLIEWDEDKAAALETRLQYIFDNHADALEPEEWEVIQGDANTHLPKVADDISEVREGGFNYYCFIDNQELNVKWDAIDSLTPKPWGDLLINLPTASGIGRNATKRPVPKELNDFYCTDLNEEDLPQSNVRPKMKALYRKCLTQNGRPIQRITNIDANVGSYEYDLLYATRETGGENGYIRVIEYVKEFIEDVHAGDVDAFLDVIHDDQSSFEQYLPNEDVDDEIPDKEAESQTSLADF
- a CDS encoding VOC family protein yields the protein MPSVQFITFACDEVEQLAEFWSVALGGTRRELPESLEPEIVDLPGDGPDLLFKEQPKGTERDLPIHLDVSTENRRETVEQLCNIGGSVRETKTEEYETHTATWTVMSDPEGNGFCVSEYQQ
- a CDS encoding helix-turn-helix transcriptional regulator; translated protein: MTTYHDLTGFQRDLLEAIAAVEDDPYGLALKDYLDERYAEPINHSRLYQNLDQLVDQNLINRDELDARTNVYTLTDAGRHKLQCHAETLAGLCDHLRLTRGAQQ
- a CDS encoding FaeA/PapI family transcriptional regulator — translated: MSTKGPEPTVSDNELIKAISQTGRPFATAGEVAELVDLSNWRVRQRLERLDEQNKINRSRIGGGPFIYWLDGSFSDESK